In Shouchella patagoniensis, the following are encoded in one genomic region:
- a CDS encoding methylglyoxal synthase yields the protein MKIALIAHDRKKKEMVDFCVAYEPILINHELFGTGTTGKRIMEATNLTVTRFKSGPLGGDQQIGALVAENQFDLIVFLRDPLTAQPHEPDVTALIRLCDVQQVPLATNMGTAEVLIKGLERGDFAFRKIVHEQEQSL from the coding sequence ATGAAAATAGCATTGATTGCTCATGATAGAAAGAAAAAGGAAATGGTTGATTTCTGTGTTGCCTACGAACCGATTCTAATTAATCATGAATTATTTGGTACTGGAACAACAGGTAAGCGAATTATGGAAGCGACAAATCTCACTGTCACACGCTTTAAATCTGGTCCACTTGGTGGTGATCAGCAAATTGGGGCGCTTGTTGCAGAGAATCAGTTTGATTTAATTGTTTTTTTACGTGATCCTTTGACAGCACAACCACATGAACCGGACGTGACTGCATTAATACGATTATGTGATGTGCAGCAAGTTCCTTTAGCAACGAATATGGGCACTGCGGAAGTGTTAATTAAGGGCTTAGAACGAGGAGATTTTGCTTTTCGTAAAATTGTTCATGAGCAAGAACAAAGCCTCTAA
- the dapB gene encoding 4-hydroxy-tetrahydrodipicolinate reductase translates to MKQTRIVIAGPRGNMGREAVQLCVEDEKLTLVAVVDSKNEGLQLKDLAGFGDISVPVYTDMALCFSEHQPDVLIDLTTPSFGKKHMEIAFQHDVRPVVGTTGFSDEDIASLTKQAEKKELGAIIAPNFAIGAILMMKFASQAAKYMTDVEIIEQHHDKKLDAPSGTALKTAQLISNVRSEKKQGHEAEREELKGARGADFEGMRIHSVRLPGRVAHQEVLFGGEGQTLSIKHDSLNRKSFMPGVKLAVEQVLKLDTLVYGLEHLID, encoded by the coding sequence ATGAAACAAACTCGAATTGTTATTGCAGGACCAAGAGGGAATATGGGAAGAGAAGCGGTACAACTTTGTGTAGAAGATGAGAAGCTCACGTTAGTCGCTGTTGTGGATTCTAAAAATGAAGGATTACAATTAAAAGATTTAGCTGGTTTTGGTGACATAAGTGTTCCCGTTTATACAGATATGGCTCTTTGTTTCTCTGAACATCAACCGGATGTCCTTATTGATTTAACGACTCCTAGTTTTGGTAAAAAGCATATGGAAATTGCATTTCAACATGATGTGCGTCCTGTTGTTGGTACAACAGGGTTTAGTGATGAGGATATCGCTTCTTTAACGAAGCAAGCAGAGAAGAAAGAGCTAGGTGCTATTATTGCCCCTAACTTTGCTATAGGAGCAATTTTGATGATGAAATTTGCTTCTCAAGCAGCAAAGTATATGACCGATGTGGAAATCATTGAACAGCATCATGATAAAAAATTAGATGCTCCATCGGGGACCGCTTTAAAAACCGCTCAGCTTATATCTAATGTGAGGTCTGAAAAAAAGCAAGGTCATGAAGCTGAACGAGAAGAATTAAAAGGAGCAAGAGGAGCTGATTTTGAAGGGATGCGTATTCATAGCGTTCGTTTGCCAGGCAGAGTCGCTCATCAAGAAGTTCTATTTGGGGGAGAGGGACAGACGCTGTCGATTAAACATGATTCTTTGAATCGAAAAAGCTTTATGCCAGGTGTTAAATTGGCGGTTGAGCAAGTTTTAAAGTTAGATACGCTCGTGTATGGTCTCGAACATTTAATTGACTAG
- a CDS encoding nucleotide pyrophosphohydrolase has product MNEMQQEVDAYISQFKEGYFSPLAMLARMTEELGELAREVNHTYGEKPKKTTEKEKAIEQEVGDMLFVLICFANSLHIDLEQAHDLVMDKFQTRDANRWTKIDEGDETS; this is encoded by the coding sequence ATGAACGAGATGCAACAAGAGGTTGATGCGTATATTAGCCAGTTTAAAGAGGGGTATTTCAGTCCTTTAGCGATGCTTGCCCGTATGACAGAAGAATTAGGAGAACTAGCCCGAGAAGTAAACCATACATATGGTGAAAAACCTAAAAAAACAACTGAAAAAGAAAAAGCAATTGAACAAGAAGTAGGGGACATGCTGTTTGTATTAATTTGTTTTGCTAATTCATTACATATTGATTTAGAACAAGCGCATGATCTCGTTATGGATAAATTTCAAACAAGAGATGCGAATCGATGGACGAAAATAGATGAAGGAGACGAGACATCATGA
- a CDS encoding YitT family protein: MGRHVKNIIFIVLGTALMAFGLVYFNMRHSLADGGVTGITLLLFFLFQLNPALSNILINIPLFFIGWRLLGRITFIYTLIGTISLSVFLDLFQRISISIDLRDDLMLAALFAGAIVGVGLGLVFRFGGTTGGADILAKLCLRYFGWSIGRTFLVFDSCVIAISLLYLDLREAMYTIVYVFIAAKVIDFIQQGSYSAKAAFVISDSIPEISAAILKEMGRGATTLQGRGTFTGNEKEILYCVVARNETVRLRSIVHRIDPHAFMAINDVTEAAGEGFTLDDNKQPIRLD, encoded by the coding sequence ATGGGACGTCATGTGAAAAATATTATTTTTATTGTTCTTGGCACCGCTTTAATGGCCTTTGGTCTAGTCTATTTTAATATGCGTCATAGCCTTGCCGACGGGGGCGTCACAGGCATTACATTGCTTTTATTTTTTCTGTTTCAATTGAATCCAGCGCTATCAAACATTCTTATTAATATCCCGCTCTTTTTTATTGGCTGGCGTTTACTCGGACGCATTACATTTATTTATACATTGATTGGTACGATTAGTCTCTCCGTCTTTTTAGATTTGTTCCAACGTATATCCATTTCCATTGATTTAAGAGACGATTTAATGCTTGCTGCATTATTTGCTGGAGCCATTGTAGGCGTTGGCCTCGGACTCGTTTTTCGATTTGGTGGTACAACAGGAGGGGCAGACATTCTCGCCAAATTATGTTTACGTTATTTTGGTTGGAGTATTGGTCGGACTTTCTTAGTCTTTGATTCTTGCGTCATTGCTATCTCTCTCCTTTATCTTGATTTACGCGAAGCTATGTATACAATTGTTTACGTTTTTATTGCTGCAAAAGTAATTGATTTTATCCAACAAGGTTCTTATTCAGCAAAAGCAGCTTTTGTGATTTCAGACTCTATTCCGGAAATATCGGCGGCTATTTTAAAAGAAATGGGTCGAGGTGCAACAACCTTACAAGGACGAGGAACCTTTACAGGTAACGAAAAAGAAATTTTATACTGTGTCGTTGCTCGTAATGAAACGGTTCGATTACGATCGATTGTTCATCGCATAGACCCCCATGCATTTATGGCGATTAATGATGTAACTGAAGCCGCGGGTGAAGGGTTTACACTCGACGACAATAAACAACCTATTCGATTGGACTAA
- a CDS encoding ABC transporter substrate-binding protein — translation MKKCTRLLCIPFGLAITLSACSNEDASTPTSDSSGSNNNEETIELRVVTTMAGTDPGGLAFNELIEDFQNENDHISIINESQSADAGVIRTKVNTDFSSNNEPDLMFYFNTVDAQGIIDQGLVIDLEKAEDLNLEGFHELMYEQQRNENGGLYAVPQSGFYEALFVNEALFEEHGVELPTTWELYEEAIRAFAETDIIPVAVSTEDSYYLVEHYILAAGGIENFRAELSEQDEAWAEGLDKIAEHAEMGAFPVDAATIDLGASAQLFHSEQAAMLFEGSWAYGGMSDAGIADNVRPYYMPVYGDGGETGDLVGGASQGWFISTKAYEDDSKHDAVVDFFNFITSEESIVKIADATMQVPAKGSLSELPETVASGHALSEEATGVEAPINDRIYPEAFTHIRQSVPEIVNGSKTGAQVIEEAAELE, via the coding sequence ATGAAAAAATGTACTCGCTTACTTTGTATTCCTTTTGGTCTAGCAATTACCCTTTCCGCCTGTAGCAACGAGGATGCTAGCACTCCAACTTCTGACTCTTCTGGTTCTAACAACAATGAAGAGACAATTGAACTACGAGTTGTGACAACAATGGCTGGTACGGACCCAGGAGGATTAGCATTTAATGAGTTGATTGAAGATTTCCAAAATGAAAACGATCACATTAGCATCATAAATGAATCACAATCTGCTGATGCAGGTGTCATTCGAACAAAGGTCAATACAGACTTTTCTTCTAATAATGAGCCAGATTTAATGTTTTACTTTAATACAGTCGATGCACAGGGCATTATTGATCAAGGATTAGTCATCGATTTAGAAAAGGCTGAAGATCTTAATTTAGAAGGCTTTCACGAATTAATGTATGAACAACAACGAAATGAAAATGGTGGTCTTTATGCTGTTCCACAATCGGGATTTTATGAAGCATTATTTGTAAACGAAGCATTATTTGAAGAACACGGAGTTGAACTACCAACCACATGGGAGTTATACGAAGAAGCGATTCGCGCTTTTGCTGAAACGGACATTATTCCAGTTGCGGTCTCAACTGAAGATTCGTATTACCTTGTTGAACATTATATTTTAGCTGCTGGTGGCATTGAAAACTTTCGTGCAGAGTTGTCCGAACAAGACGAGGCATGGGCAGAAGGTCTAGATAAAATTGCCGAGCACGCTGAGATGGGTGCATTCCCAGTTGATGCAGCAACAATTGATTTAGGAGCTTCTGCTCAATTATTCCATTCTGAACAAGCCGCGATGTTATTTGAAGGTTCATGGGCTTATGGAGGCATGAGTGATGCAGGAATTGCCGATAACGTCCGCCCATATTATATGCCTGTATATGGGGATGGTGGCGAAACAGGTGATTTAGTTGGTGGTGCATCACAAGGTTGGTTTATTAGTACAAAAGCATATGAAGACGATTCCAAACATGATGCAGTTGTTGATTTCTTTAACTTTATTACGTCAGAAGAATCAATTGTCAAAATTGCAGATGCAACGATGCAAGTACCAGCAAAAGGCTCTTTATCGGAATTACCGGAAACAGTTGCATCCGGTCATGCTCTTTCAGAAGAAGCAACAGGGGTTGAAGCACCAATAAATGACCGTATTTATCCAGAAGCATTTACACATATTCGTCAAAGCGTCCCTGAAATTGTAAACGGATCCAAAACAGGCGCTCAAGTCATTGAGGAAGCAGCAGAACTCGAATAA
- a CDS encoding carbohydrate ABC transporter permease, translating into MKSDKLYAFLFLAPAVAITAVFLYYPFFDNIRQSFYRTDGFFNSTFIGLENYRRLLEDDIALGATLNSLELMLYVSIFQVGIALALAVMVDSIRHGVRFFRTTFFFPVVISGAAIGLLFTLIYNYNNGLLNEILVRLGLERVLWLTEQSSLYMVAIPTIWSYVGFYFIILLTAISKIPADYYEAAKLEGINGFQKTIKITLPLIVTDMKTCLILAITGALKIFELVYIITRGGPARSSEVLGTYMYQKAFVDSAVGYGATLAILMVIIGLSLALITNILLKRDDVTY; encoded by the coding sequence ATGAAAAGCGATAAGTTGTATGCATTTCTTTTTTTAGCACCCGCTGTTGCAATTACAGCAGTGTTCCTGTATTACCCTTTTTTCGATAATATAAGACAAAGCTTTTATCGGACAGACGGCTTCTTTAATTCAACTTTTATTGGGCTTGAAAATTATCGACGTTTACTAGAAGATGATATTGCTCTTGGGGCAACGTTAAATTCTCTAGAGTTAATGCTTTATGTATCCATTTTCCAGGTAGGTATTGCTCTCGCTCTTGCCGTTATGGTTGATTCAATAAGACATGGCGTTCGTTTTTTTAGAACCACGTTCTTCTTTCCAGTTGTTATTTCTGGAGCGGCGATTGGCTTATTGTTTACTTTAATTTATAACTACAACAATGGTCTTTTAAATGAAATCCTTGTTCGACTTGGTTTGGAGCGTGTGCTCTGGTTAACCGAGCAGTCTTCTCTCTATATGGTTGCAATTCCAACAATTTGGAGTTACGTCGGATTTTACTTCATTATTCTTTTAACTGCTATTTCAAAAATTCCGGCAGATTATTATGAGGCCGCTAAGTTAGAAGGCATTAACGGTTTTCAAAAAACAATAAAAATCACATTACCGCTTATTGTAACAGATATGAAAACGTGTTTAATTTTAGCCATTACCGGCGCTTTAAAAATATTCGAACTTGTTTATATTATTACTAGAGGAGGTCCAGCACGCTCTTCAGAGGTTCTTGGTACATATATGTATCAAAAAGCATTTGTCGATTCTGCAGTTGGCTACGGAGCCACTCTTGCTATACTTATGGTTATTATTGGCCTCTCTCTTGCGTTAATAACAAACATTTTGTTAAAGCGGGACGATGTTACGTATTAA
- a CDS encoding carbohydrate ABC transporter permease, which produces MAELNRKQSERLTFWETFQSGLMKAKIGRIIIYTILSIWAVSTIFPLLWVVLNSFKPSQEIINATFKLPTNPTIENYTNAFNTINIGQSYINSFIMSGSVVFFTLLFGGIAAFAMSRMRFKLRAMLQIALVMSLLIPAFATIVPVYRMMIDLNLVNTYWGLIIPQTAGNLPFAVLVISGYMATIPKELEEASVMDGCNRLSMYLRVFLPISLPSFGTVATFVFLWSYNDLFSSLIFVEHESVRPIVVLLSQVSSQYGTDYGLMTTAITMTVIPIVLFYLLAQKTFEKGATSGSVKG; this is translated from the coding sequence ATGGCCGAATTAAACCGCAAACAATCAGAACGATTAACTTTTTGGGAAACCTTTCAATCAGGATTGATGAAAGCAAAAATTGGTCGAATCATCATTTATACAATTCTCAGTATCTGGGCTGTTTCAACTATTTTCCCTCTACTTTGGGTCGTTTTAAATTCATTTAAACCTTCTCAAGAAATTATTAATGCAACATTTAAACTACCAACAAATCCAACAATCGAAAATTACACAAATGCTTTTAATACAATTAATATCGGACAAAGTTACATAAACAGCTTTATCATGTCAGGTTCCGTCGTTTTTTTCACCCTTTTGTTTGGGGGCATTGCTGCTTTTGCCATGTCAAGAATGAGATTCAAACTCCGGGCAATGTTGCAAATTGCACTAGTCATGAGTCTTTTAATTCCGGCTTTCGCAACAATTGTTCCAGTTTACAGGATGATGATTGATCTTAACCTTGTTAATACGTATTGGGGGCTAATCATTCCGCAAACGGCTGGTAATTTACCATTTGCCGTCTTAGTCATTAGCGGTTATATGGCGACGATTCCAAAGGAACTTGAAGAAGCTTCTGTGATGGATGGTTGCAACCGCTTGTCAATGTACTTACGCGTCTTTTTGCCCATTTCTCTTCCTTCATTCGGAACTGTTGCTACTTTTGTTTTTCTCTGGTCTTACAATGATCTCTTTTCTTCTCTCATTTTTGTGGAGCATGAGAGCGTTCGACCAATCGTTGTCTTACTTTCTCAAGTTAGTTCTCAATACGGAACCGATTATGGCTTGATGACAACAGCAATTACAATGACGGTTATTCCAATAGTATTATTCTATTTGCTGGCACAAAAGACATTTGAAAAAGGAGCCACTTCAGGCTCAGTTAAAGGATAA
- a CDS encoding Bcr/CflA family efflux MFS transporter gives MTKNPTGKERVALAFLLGMLAVLGPLNIDMYLPSFLQIADDLNARASLVQLSLTTCLIGLAVGQLVVGPISDSMGRKKPLLFSIVLFAGASILCALSPNITTLIIGRFLQGFTAAAGIVVSRAVVRDTFSGHELTKFFALLMVINAVAPMLAPMAGGAILLMPGASWSTIFYFLAFLGLMIVLVASWKLKETLPPEKRVKGSVLKTFITFKDLVKDRSFVGYALTLGLGHGGSFAYVAGTPFVYQGIYGVNEQVYGVLFGINGLAIILGTFLVGRYAGIIHERSFLKTGVLIASIATFVLFLMALVQGPLWTIVASIFVYMISMGMITTTSFSLGIANQSHRAGSASAMLGMLPLLIGAGVAPLVGLNEQTAIPMATIMFITSLFALLACVCLTKKEDSHLA, from the coding sequence ATGACTAAAAATCCTACAGGGAAAGAAAGGGTTGCATTAGCTTTTTTGCTAGGAATGCTCGCTGTACTTGGACCATTAAATATTGATATGTACTTGCCTAGTTTCTTGCAAATTGCTGATGATTTAAATGCCCGTGCCTCACTTGTCCAGTTAAGTTTGACGACTTGTTTAATCGGACTCGCTGTCGGACAGTTGGTAGTTGGACCGATAAGTGATTCGATGGGACGCAAGAAACCGTTACTTTTTTCGATTGTGCTGTTTGCGGGAGCATCGATTTTATGTGCACTGTCACCAAATATAACCACATTAATAATCGGAAGGTTTTTACAAGGTTTTACAGCAGCTGCTGGAATTGTTGTATCTCGTGCTGTCGTTCGTGATACATTTTCTGGCCATGAGTTGACAAAGTTTTTTGCGCTACTAATGGTTATTAATGCGGTTGCACCAATGCTTGCACCAATGGCAGGTGGAGCAATTTTGCTTATGCCTGGTGCAAGCTGGAGTACAATCTTTTATTTTTTAGCCTTTTTAGGCTTGATGATCGTTTTAGTCGCGAGTTGGAAATTAAAGGAAACATTACCTCCGGAGAAACGAGTAAAAGGCTCAGTATTAAAGACTTTCATTACATTTAAAGACTTAGTGAAGGATCGTTCATTTGTCGGTTATGCCCTTACATTGGGCTTAGGGCATGGTGGTAGTTTTGCTTACGTTGCAGGAACGCCTTTTGTATATCAAGGAATATACGGAGTAAACGAACAAGTATATGGAGTCTTATTTGGAATTAATGGCTTAGCAATCATTTTAGGTACATTCTTAGTAGGACGCTATGCAGGGATTATACATGAAAGAAGTTTCTTAAAAACAGGGGTGCTAATTGCGAGTATCGCCACTTTTGTGCTATTTTTGATGGCGCTTGTTCAAGGACCTCTATGGACAATTGTTGCGTCAATCTTTGTGTATATGATATCAATGGGGATGATAACAACAACATCATTTTCGCTAGGGATTGCAAATCAGAGCCATAGAGCGGGAAGCGCGAGTGCGATGTTAGGTATGTTGCCTCTGCTTATTGGAGCCGGTGTGGCTCCTTTGGTTGGGCTTAATGAGCAGACGGCTATTCCGATGGCGACAATTATGTTTATTACTAGTTTGTTCGCTCTTTTAGCATGCGTGTGTTTAACAAAAAAAGAAGACTCACATTTGGCATAA
- a CDS encoding ZIP family metal transporter: MEHLLIGSTLAALATGLGALPILFFKNINHKWRDILLAFTAGVMVSASMLELLPEALALSNIYLTGLGLILGTFTLTQLEKRVPHIHIEHKTKAIVIDRKAALIIAAITLHNLPEGLAVGVSFASEQESMGPLIALAMGIQNMPEGLLVALYLIQSNIGKFKAFLIATATGAVEIVTALLGFWLASYVDFILPVGLAFAAGAMLFIVYKELIPESHGDGNEKNSTFSFIFGLLVMLTLIDLFS, encoded by the coding sequence TTGGAGCATTTACTAATTGGCTCAACTTTAGCCGCTTTAGCAACAGGCTTAGGCGCTTTACCGATTTTGTTTTTTAAAAACATCAACCATAAATGGCGCGATATTCTCCTTGCTTTTACAGCTGGTGTAATGGTTTCTGCCTCCATGCTAGAGTTGTTACCCGAGGCCCTTGCACTCTCAAATATCTATTTAACCGGTCTGGGACTAATCTTAGGTACATTTACGTTAACGCAACTTGAAAAACGAGTCCCTCATATCCATATCGAACATAAAACAAAAGCAATAGTAATTGATCGTAAAGCAGCACTTATCATTGCCGCTATTACCTTGCACAACCTGCCAGAAGGTCTTGCAGTTGGTGTAAGCTTCGCTAGTGAACAAGAAAGTATGGGTCCATTAATTGCACTAGCAATGGGCATTCAAAACATGCCAGAAGGCTTGCTTGTTGCATTATATTTAATCCAATCAAACATCGGTAAATTCAAAGCTTTTCTAATAGCCACCGCTACAGGAGCTGTAGAAATTGTAACCGCACTGCTTGGCTTTTGGCTTGCTTCTTATGTAGATTTTATTTTACCAGTTGGGCTTGCCTTCGCTGCAGGTGCAATGTTATTCATCGTCTATAAAGAACTCATTCCAGAGTCTCATGGAGATGGAAACGAAAAAAATTCGACTTTTTCCTTCATTTTTGGATTACTCGTCATGCTCACTCTCATTGATTTGTTTTCTTAA
- a CDS encoding zinc metallopeptidase has protein sequence MSLGAYLVYLALLILIPLLAQGKVKRAYNKYSQIRNTAGMTGAEVARKILQDNGIYDVQVEETKGKLSDHYDPKAKVVRLSSDNYHKPSVAGAAIAAHEVGHAIQDAEDYSFLRLRSALVPVASIGSNLGQWLIIAGIFFSVGGAAGGGNPVLLMGIIFFSAAVLFQVVTLPVEFNASSRAMEQMVSTGIIQNNEERETKKVLDAAALTYVAAALVAVLELARFILIYLSQRD, from the coding sequence TTGAGTTTAGGCGCATATCTCGTGTATTTAGCTCTACTCATTCTTATCCCGTTGCTTGCACAAGGTAAAGTGAAGCGTGCGTATAATAAGTATTCACAAATACGTAATACGGCAGGGATGACAGGAGCAGAAGTTGCAAGGAAAATTTTACAGGACAATGGCATATATGATGTTCAAGTTGAAGAAACAAAAGGGAAGCTGAGTGATCACTACGATCCAAAAGCTAAGGTTGTTCGCTTGTCATCTGACAATTACCATAAGCCATCCGTTGCTGGGGCTGCAATTGCGGCACATGAGGTCGGTCATGCAATACAAGATGCAGAAGATTATTCGTTCTTAAGATTGCGTAGTGCTCTTGTTCCAGTCGCTTCAATTGGAAGTAATTTAGGGCAATGGTTAATTATAGCGGGTATTTTCTTTTCTGTTGGAGGGGCTGCAGGTGGTGGTAATCCTGTACTTCTAATGGGGATTATATTCTTTTCAGCCGCTGTTCTGTTTCAAGTCGTCACACTGCCTGTTGAATTTAATGCATCAAGCAGAGCGATGGAACAAATGGTTTCAACTGGGATTATTCAAAATAACGAAGAACGAGAAACAAAAAAAGTATTAGATGCAGCTGCATTGACGTATGTAGCAGCAGCGCTAGTCGCAGTTCTTGAGCTGGCAAGATTTATTTTGATCTATTTGTCTCAACGTGATTAA
- the ypjB gene encoding sporulation protein YpjB: MRRWLMLVILGIAIVFLPKSVYAKDANTWIELNQTAGQVLQLTKQERYDEAKRLISLFADELIDHELTTQEWTMSSLRTLTTAFENAEQALTAVDMSAEERLRRVTAFRLTADSFTNSSYPLWMNVEPSLMEALDAVEDAISVKDSQVLSHELNAFLSIYATVRPALQIHLGNTDIAKFDSYNAFLLEQSYSEEQAENHIDTMRDSYQQLFQDGEADNADPMLFWVMLTVGGPVLISLSYVGFKKYQAEKRKVKAKE, from the coding sequence ATGCGTCGATGGTTGATGCTTGTTATACTTGGTATTGCTATAGTCTTTTTACCGAAAAGTGTTTATGCAAAAGATGCCAATACATGGATCGAATTAAATCAAACAGCGGGTCAAGTATTGCAGCTAACAAAACAGGAGCGATATGATGAAGCGAAGCGGCTGATCAGCTTGTTTGCGGATGAGTTAATTGACCATGAATTAACTACACAAGAATGGACAATGTCTTCCTTGCGCACACTAACAACAGCCTTTGAAAATGCAGAGCAAGCATTAACTGCAGTAGACATGTCGGCTGAAGAGCGTTTGCGCCGTGTTACTGCATTTCGACTTACAGCTGATTCATTTACCAATAGTAGCTATCCATTATGGATGAATGTGGAACCATCACTTATGGAGGCGCTTGATGCAGTAGAGGACGCTATTTCTGTGAAAGATAGCCAAGTATTGTCGCATGAATTAAATGCTTTCTTATCTATTTATGCAACAGTGCGTCCAGCCTTACAAATTCATCTAGGGAACACGGATATTGCAAAATTTGATTCGTATAATGCATTTTTATTGGAACAGTCCTATTCTGAGGAGCAAGCAGAGAACCATATTGATACGATGAGAGATTCTTATCAACAACTATTTCAAGATGGTGAAGCAGACAACGCTGATCCCATGCTATTTTGGGTCATGTTAACGGTTGGCGGACCTGTTCTTATTTCTTTATCTTATGTAGGCTTTAAGAAATACCAAGCTGAAAAAAGAAAAGTAAAGGCAAAAGAATAG
- a CDS encoding DUF1405 domain-containing protein, with protein sequence MLAYMYGILTNRLSLWALLLVNVIGTIYGFVWYGDQLQQTPWQFVLFVPDSPTASLFFVFVLVGFLARKQFGIIEALAAVTLIKYGIWAVVMNTFQVLEGAPMHWTIWMLNLSHAGMAIQAVLFAPFYKIKRWHLGVAFIWTVHNDFIDYFFGMHPWLSQRIMPYIDQIGWFTFFLGLISVATVYMLNVRNKALRLKLPS encoded by the coding sequence ATGCTAGCTTACATGTATGGAATCTTAACGAATCGCTTGAGCCTTTGGGCATTGTTACTTGTCAATGTAATTGGCACGATTTATGGATTTGTTTGGTATGGCGATCAATTGCAACAAACACCTTGGCAATTTGTCCTATTTGTTCCGGATAGTCCAACAGCAAGCCTATTTTTTGTATTTGTTTTAGTAGGATTTTTAGCTAGAAAGCAATTTGGAATCATTGAAGCTCTTGCGGCAGTGACGCTTATTAAATACGGTATCTGGGCCGTGGTCATGAATACGTTCCAAGTTCTTGAAGGTGCACCGATGCATTGGACGATTTGGATGTTGAATTTATCTCATGCTGGTATGGCAATTCAAGCAGTGTTATTTGCACCTTTTTATAAAATAAAAAGGTGGCATTTAGGTGTGGCATTCATTTGGACAGTACATAATGATTTTATTGATTATTTCTTTGGTATGCATCCTTGGTTAAGCCAACGAATTATGCCTTACATAGATCAGATTGGCTGGTTTACTTTCTTTCTTGGATTAATTTCTGTTGCGACTGTGTATATGTTAAATGTTCGTAACAAAGCGCTGCGGTTAAAATTGCCAAGTTAG
- a CDS encoding menaquinol-cytochrome c reductase cytochrome b/c subunit translates to MHKGKGMKFVGDSRVKSEGRKTNVPKDYSEYPGKTEAFWPNFLLREWMVGAVFLMGYLCLTVAHPAPLEAIADPLEAYIPLPDWYFLFLFQLLKYQFASGAFNIVGTVVIPGIAFGALLLAPWLDTSKERRPHRRPIATGLMLLGVASVIFLTWESVDQHDWEAAAEQGQLVITEDVEIDMEAEGYEIYSTQDSCIQCHGDQMAGGAAAPSLLETEKSPEEVIEIVINGQGAMPGDQFDGSDEELEILAEFIANHGQAPE, encoded by the coding sequence ATGCATAAAGGAAAAGGGATGAAGTTTGTTGGCGATTCGCGAGTGAAATCCGAAGGCCGCAAAACAAATGTTCCGAAAGACTACTCGGAATACCCTGGTAAAACTGAGGCCTTTTGGCCAAACTTCCTTTTACGCGAATGGATGGTAGGTGCTGTTTTCTTAATGGGCTACCTTTGTTTGACAGTTGCCCACCCAGCGCCACTTGAAGCGATTGCAGATCCACTTGAAGCATACATACCACTTCCAGATTGGTATTTCTTGTTTTTGTTCCAATTGCTTAAGTATCAGTTCGCATCTGGGGCTTTTAATATTGTAGGAACGGTTGTTATTCCTGGTATTGCGTTTGGAGCTTTATTACTTGCTCCTTGGCTTGATACATCAAAGGAACGCCGGCCACATCGTCGACCGATTGCAACCGGTTTAATGCTTCTTGGTGTCGCATCAGTTATCTTTCTAACATGGGAGTCTGTTGACCAACATGATTGGGAGGCAGCTGCTGAGCAAGGTCAACTCGTGATTACTGAAGATGTTGAAATAGACATGGAAGCAGAAGGATATGAGATTTATTCCACGCAAGATTCATGTATTCAATGTCATGGCGATCAAATGGCTGGGGGCGCAGCAGCGCCTAGTCTATTAGAAACAGAAAAGTCACCTGAAGAAGTAATTGAGATCGTGATAAATGGTCAAGGGGCAATGCCTGGTGATCAGTTTGACGGTTCTGACGAAGAGCTTGAAATCTTAGCAGAATTCATCGCAAACCACGGCCAAGCACCAGAGTAA